The Anomaloglossus baeobatrachus isolate aAnoBae1 unplaced genomic scaffold, aAnoBae1.hap1 Scaffold_522, whole genome shotgun sequence genome contains the following window.
attgcgactgaaggaaaacaacgcaagtgtgaaactagcctacgaAGCTGAAGACGTGGGCCCAGATCACAGCCCCTCACTAATGGCAATGATCAGTCTGTACCATTTATAGTGCGCAGGACCGGGCAGGCTCTACTCTGTCCAGCCTGAGACCCGCGGATGGCAGACCACTGCTCATCCTACAAGAGATAATCGGATCCTGGCAAAAATCTTTCACTGTTACTCACATTTCATCTCAAACCGAGGCCCAACCTCAGACAACTCAATATTGCGGTGATCGGTCTTCTTGTAGACGTGGTGCCTGCAGGAAGAAGCAGCGGTTATTATGGAGGACCCCGGCACAGTGGGTGCTGATCACCCAGCCCTGGTCCACAGCACGTACCGGAAGGAAATGTAGTCCTCTTGATTTGCAAAAGTTATCACTCGCCTGCTGTCATCCTTGGGCACAGGGAATAAATACTTCATGATATTGGacacctggaggcaggaaaggaaaggTTTAGAAAAGTAACGACTGATGTATATGGTGGTCCAGGAAGCCGGTCTCACCCGCTGTCCAAGCCGCGAGGTGAAGTTGTGGAAGACGAGGTGTGGGTACGCCTCCGACATCGTGCCCAGGTCCGGAATATCGTGCCTCATTACCACGTTACAGAGGGTGAAATATGCGGTCGGCCCAAACGGAAGATGGCAGACGATCAGCCCGTCTAAAGAACAGGAAATGATGTGTGAGTTACTGCGCCCGATACACACAGGTGCAGCAGAgatccagatacttaaagggaactcgTCATCTGATTCACGCTGCTAAGGTCCTGGGCAGGGCGTCTGGCAGCATTA
Protein-coding sequences here:
- the LOC142282815 gene encoding U3 small nucleolar ribonucleoprotein IMP4-like, producing MRHDIPDLGTMSEAYPHLVFHNFTSRLGQRVSNIMKYLFPVPKDDSRRVITFANQEDYISFRHHVYKKTDHRNIELSEVGPRFEMKCSGHPQKREDRRRTLIILTRSRPGAVYMIKLGTLENEGTAEVEWRWHPYTNTAKKRKYLTNE